A genome region from Candidatus Syntrophosphaera sp. includes the following:
- a CDS encoding MerR family transcriptional regulator — protein MKKYFYTIGEVSNILGEKPYVIRYWESEFSFLRPRKEEGRIRKYSQENILLLKKIQDMLHNQRFTIEGARQKLKEERRQAKNGTQTVAKAVEMTATEQLETLKELRGQLESIRKQCRKLIGKGK, from the coding sequence ATGAAAAAGTACTTCTACACCATTGGGGAAGTTAGCAACATCCTGGGCGAAAAGCCTTACGTGATCCGCTATTGGGAGAGCGAATTCAGCTTCCTGCGGCCGCGTAAGGAGGAAGGACGGATCCGCAAGTATTCCCAGGAGAACATCCTGTTGCTCAAGAAGATACAGGATATGCTGCACAACCAGCGCTTCACGATCGAGGGGGCGCGCCAGAAACTCAAGGAAGAGCGCAGGCAGGCCAAGAACGGGACTCAGACTGTCGCCAAAGCGGTGGAAATGACTGCCACGGAACAGCTTGAGACCCTCAAAGAACTGCGCGGGCAATTGGAAAGCATCCGCAAACAGTGCCGCAAACTGATTGGGAAAGGCAAATGA
- a CDS encoding ATP-binding protein → MKPNKLVQIKNVIRADACIQFLMNRPKTEMVGLGLIYGKPGLGKTTYASRIAFMRCYIYMRLESTTTPKSFAVDLLTALYRRFELGEFIPSGTSNNLFKYCLKLLDDNPETVIVIDEIDYAFKHDRLLGAIRDIVDVTLTIMVLVGMQDARNKLAAINRHYFDRCNYFYEFKKVGKDDIRKIAKEVMEIPVDESVVNKIDFNCEGNLRKAVKIMYIIERAKATNPQLSIADLDLGRDL, encoded by the coding sequence ATGAAACCTAACAAGCTCGTGCAAATCAAGAACGTTATCAGGGCTGATGCCTGCATCCAGTTCCTGATGAACCGCCCAAAGACCGAGATGGTAGGCTTGGGACTGATCTACGGCAAGCCCGGCCTGGGCAAAACCACCTATGCCAGTCGCATCGCTTTCATGCGATGCTACATCTATATGCGGCTGGAATCTACCACCACTCCCAAGTCCTTCGCGGTTGATCTATTAACCGCACTCTACCGCCGCTTCGAATTGGGTGAGTTCATCCCCAGTGGCACTAGCAATAACCTCTTCAAGTACTGCCTGAAGCTTCTGGATGACAATCCGGAGACGGTGATCGTGATCGATGAGATCGACTATGCCTTCAAGCATGACCGCCTCTTAGGTGCCATCCGGGACATCGTGGACGTCACCCTGACCATAATGGTCCTGGTCGGGATGCAGGATGCCAGGAACAAGTTAGCCGCCATCAACCGCCACTACTTCGACCGCTGCAACTACTTCTACGAGTTCAAGAAAGTGGGCAAGGACGATATCCGCAAGATCGCCAAGGAAGTGATGGAGATACCTGTGGATGAGTCGGTAGTGAACAAGATCGACTTCAACTGCGAAGGCAATCTCCGTAAAGCTGTGAAGATCATGTACATCATCGAGCGGGCCAAGGCCACCAATCCCCAACTCTCCATCGCCGACCTCGACCTGGGGAGAGATCTATGA
- a CDS encoding DUF3795 domain-containing protein → MNEAGPEQNTKEAGKKVLSVCGVCCATDCKAYKTECEGCVELEGRIPWAVFYGREFCPIVDCAREKGYESCGDCGLAPCQVWLDTRDPDASDKQFAADLAKRLKNLKEQG, encoded by the coding sequence ATGAATGAAGCGGGTCCGGAGCAAAACACAAAGGAGGCCGGAAAGAAGGTCCTCAGCGTGTGTGGAGTTTGCTGCGCCACGGATTGCAAGGCCTACAAGACCGAATGCGAAGGCTGCGTCGAGTTGGAAGGCAGGATACCATGGGCGGTATTCTACGGCCGGGAATTCTGCCCCATAGTGGACTGCGCCAGGGAAAAGGGCTATGAGTCCTGCGGGGATTGCGGGCTCGCGCCCTGTCAGGTGTGGTTGGACACCCGCGATCCCGACGCCTCAGACAAGCAGTTCGCTGCCGATCTGGCAAAGCGCTTGAAAAACCTGAAGGAACAGGGCTGA
- the recJ gene encoding single-stranded-DNA-specific exonuclease RecJ, which produces MQSKWLLPGELTPEEKTQIKALSASLKCPRLVAELLYRKNLQAPEAIEAFFHPRLDFQHDPFLFPDMEKAVERILRAIDSKERITIYGDYDVDGTTATTLLYLGLQRLGADIDFYIPHRMIDGYGLSLGSLDQIKEIGTSLIISVDCGVNALEEIEAINAQGMEIIVTDHHNPKEELPAAYAIINPKIEGCPYPFPHLAGVGVAYKLLMAIYRRKGIENEENTLKYMDLVAVGTIADIVPLTGENRIFASIGLQHLIAKKNLGLNALVQISGMNSKTLDTSDIVFGIAPRINAAGRMGSASVAVELLISRDKAKSLELAEIIERQNSLRQQEDQKTFHEACDIIDKKYKDISTAPCIVISSDDWHPGVIGIVASKLVEKYYRPVIMISFKEGFGCGSGRSVEDFDLFGALKQIGHNLHSYGGHKYAVGFTILQEYIDRFENELARYVAEHLQLQQSKPPLEIDHELELYDISDFLMTWMERFAPFGPDNNRPVLITRDVSVTNYPYTVGRNHLKLKVMKDGVVLDLIGYNFGDYLPLLKKNALLDIAYTLEYNRFGNKTSIQGKLRDIHLH; this is translated from the coding sequence ATGCAGAGCAAATGGCTGCTGCCGGGGGAGCTAACCCCTGAAGAAAAGACCCAGATCAAAGCGCTATCCGCGAGCTTGAAGTGTCCTCGCCTGGTTGCCGAACTCCTGTATCGGAAAAACCTGCAGGCTCCAGAGGCGATCGAGGCATTCTTCCATCCCCGGCTGGATTTCCAGCATGACCCCTTCCTCTTTCCGGACATGGAAAAGGCGGTGGAGCGCATCCTGCGGGCTATCGATAGCAAGGAGAGGATCACCATCTATGGGGATTACGACGTGGACGGCACCACGGCCACGACCCTGCTCTATCTTGGGCTGCAGCGCCTGGGGGCCGACATCGATTTCTACATCCCCCACAGGATGATCGATGGCTACGGCCTTTCGCTGGGCAGCCTGGACCAGATCAAGGAGATCGGCACCTCGCTGATCATCAGTGTGGATTGCGGCGTGAACGCCCTGGAAGAGATCGAGGCGATCAATGCCCAGGGCATGGAGATCATCGTCACCGACCACCACAACCCCAAGGAAGAGCTTCCCGCGGCCTATGCCATCATCAATCCCAAGATCGAGGGCTGTCCCTATCCCTTTCCCCACCTGGCCGGAGTCGGTGTGGCCTATAAGCTCCTGATGGCGATCTACCGCCGCAAAGGCATCGAAAACGAGGAAAACACCCTCAAATACATGGACCTGGTGGCGGTGGGAACGATCGCGGACATCGTGCCTCTGACAGGAGAGAACCGCATCTTTGCCTCCATCGGCCTGCAGCACCTGATCGCCAAGAAAAACCTCGGCCTGAACGCTTTGGTTCAGATCTCGGGAATGAATTCCAAGACCCTGGACACTTCGGACATCGTATTTGGCATTGCGCCGCGCATCAACGCGGCCGGCAGGATGGGCTCCGCTTCTGTGGCCGTGGAACTGCTCATTTCCCGGGACAAAGCCAAAAGCCTCGAACTGGCGGAGATCATCGAACGGCAAAACTCGCTGCGCCAACAGGAGGACCAGAAAACCTTCCATGAGGCCTGCGACATCATCGACAAGAAATACAAGGACATCAGCACGGCCCCCTGCATCGTCATCTCTTCGGACGATTGGCACCCCGGCGTGATCGGGATTGTGGCATCCAAGCTGGTGGAAAAATACTATCGCCCCGTGATCATGATCTCCTTCAAGGAAGGCTTTGGCTGCGGTTCGGGACGGAGCGTGGAGGATTTTGACCTCTTCGGCGCGCTCAAACAGATCGGCCACAACCTGCACAGCTACGGCGGCCACAAATACGCCGTCGGCTTCACCATCCTGCAGGAATACATCGACCGCTTCGAGAATGAGCTGGCCCGCTATGTGGCCGAGCATCTGCAGCTTCAGCAAAGCAAGCCTCCGCTGGAGATCGACCATGAACTGGAGCTTTACGACATCAGCGATTTCCTGATGACCTGGATGGAGCGCTTCGCGCCCTTCGGGCCGGACAACAACCGACCCGTGCTCATCACCCGCGACGTCAGCGTGACCAACTATCCCTACACGGTCGGCCGCAACCACCTGAAGCTCAAGGTGATGAAGGACGGCGTGGTGCTGGACCTGATCGGCTATAACTTTGGCGATTACCTGCCCCTGCTGAAAAAGAACGCGCTGCTGGACATCGCCTATACCCTGGAATACAATCGTTTTGGCAACAAGACCAGCATCCAGGGCAAACTGCGAGACATCCATCTGCACTGA
- a CDS encoding glycine--tRNA ligase subunit alpha, with protein sequence MNFQDIILTLQRYWASQGCNLLQPYDIEMGAGTFHPATFFGALGPKAVSIAYPQPCRRPKDGRYGENPNRLQHYYQFQVIIKPSPDDIQDLYLKSLEAIGIKIAEHDVRFIEDDWESPTLGAWGLGWEVWLDGMEISQFTYFQQVAGTDIFPVSVELTYGLERLAMYIQDVDDYRNLRWNDTTPYGDLFFAKEVEYSDYNFKAADTALLFDLFQDYEKECRELLDKKLVYPAYDNLLRCSHTFNLLDARGVISVTERAAYIGKIRNLARETAAVYLAKYASEDKR encoded by the coding sequence ATGAACTTCCAGGACATCATCCTCACCCTGCAAAGGTATTGGGCCTCGCAAGGCTGCAACCTACTGCAGCCCTACGACATAGAGATGGGCGCGGGCACTTTCCATCCCGCCACCTTCTTTGGCGCATTGGGCCCCAAAGCTGTGTCCATTGCCTATCCGCAGCCCTGCCGGCGTCCCAAGGACGGGCGCTACGGTGAAAATCCCAACCGCCTTCAGCATTATTACCAGTTCCAGGTGATCATCAAACCAAGCCCGGACGACATCCAGGACCTCTATCTGAAAAGCCTCGAGGCCATCGGGATAAAGATCGCCGAGCATGACGTCCGCTTCATCGAGGACGACTGGGAATCGCCGACCCTGGGCGCTTGGGGTCTGGGCTGGGAAGTTTGGCTGGACGGCATGGAAATCAGCCAATTCACCTATTTCCAGCAAGTTGCCGGCACGGACATCTTTCCTGTAAGCGTGGAACTGACCTACGGGCTGGAACGCCTGGCCATGTACATCCAAGACGTCGACGACTACCGGAATCTGCGCTGGAACGACACCACACCCTATGGCGACCTGTTCTTCGCCAAAGAGGTGGAATACTCGGACTATAACTTCAAGGCGGCGGATACGGCCCTGCTTTTCGACCTTTTTCAGGATTACGAAAAGGAATGCCGGGAACTGCTGGACAAAAAGCTGGTCTATCCAGCCTACGACAACCTCCTCCGCTGCTCCCACACCTTCAACCTTTTGGACGCGCGCGGCGTGATCAGCGTCACGGAAAGGGCTGCCTACATCGGCAAGATCCGCAATCTGGCCAGAGAAACGGCCGCGGTCTATTTGGCAAAATACGCTTCTGAGGACAAGAGATAG
- the lnt gene encoding apolipoprotein N-acyltransferase — translation MRRNDLLLTFLGALMLALSRLPLHLGWLVFFAWLPYLHVFERGVDSRIQLLRMGFVTSVVYILIVFYWFALVTVPGLIGMVILYTFVYYLFFWAINRIFRTLPFFRYAGFIALIITFEYIQNFGQTRFPWFNLGYSLAEYNILVQLADSVGVVGLSALILIIGVLLHQILPSSHKWLMARRSSPGNVLHPLRARRVASWLVIILILAVWLGYGYHSLRNTALEGHDAGIFVMQPSINQDVKWDPDQFDRSLALFQELTLQAAADSARIVIWPEGAVTNYMMRMPGIQRDLREILDTTRVDIFTGFPDVLPAPVGHINSEVYYNAASLFQPDNFYHEIYYKNILVPVAERMLWLDQLPFMWKLQFGQANWEFGTELQYYESGGFTFSPSICYELAFPELFHRMAIPRDPDSGEFRKCDYLVNITNDAWFGTSYGPWLHASMARFRAVENRVQIYRSANTGISMIVDPRGKILESTDLFEVKNITAPIYTTAKVPLIRKIHRYPLLLVGLALSLTLLSCFRRNERPL, via the coding sequence ATGCGGCGCAATGACCTGCTGCTCACTTTCCTGGGCGCCCTGATGCTGGCGCTTTCCAGGCTGCCGCTGCATCTGGGCTGGCTGGTCTTCTTCGCCTGGCTGCCCTATCTGCACGTCTTCGAACGCGGGGTGGATTCCCGCATCCAGTTGCTGCGCATGGGTTTCGTCACCTCGGTGGTGTATATCCTCATCGTGTTCTACTGGTTCGCGCTGGTCACCGTGCCTGGTCTGATCGGCATGGTGATCCTCTACACCTTTGTCTATTATCTCTTTTTCTGGGCGATCAACCGGATCTTCCGGACCCTGCCGTTCTTCCGCTATGCGGGCTTCATCGCGCTCATCATCACCTTCGAATACATCCAGAATTTTGGCCAAACCCGTTTCCCCTGGTTTAATCTTGGCTATTCATTGGCCGAATACAACATCCTAGTACAACTGGCAGATAGCGTTGGAGTAGTGGGCCTTTCCGCCCTCATCCTGATCATCGGGGTTCTGCTCCACCAGATCCTGCCCAGCAGCCATAAATGGCTGATGGCCCGCAGGTCATCCCCGGGAAATGTCCTGCATCCTCTGAGGGCGAGAAGGGTGGCGTCCTGGCTGGTGATCATTCTGATCCTGGCGGTCTGGCTGGGCTACGGCTATCACAGCCTGCGCAACACCGCGCTGGAAGGGCACGACGCGGGCATCTTCGTGATGCAACCCTCTATAAACCAGGATGTGAAATGGGATCCCGACCAGTTCGACAGATCCCTGGCCCTCTTCCAGGAGCTCACTTTGCAGGCTGCGGCCGATTCAGCCCGGATCGTGATCTGGCCTGAAGGTGCGGTGACCAACTACATGATGCGCATGCCGGGGATTCAAAGAGACCTGCGCGAGATCCTGGACACCACGCGGGTCGACATTTTCACCGGCTTCCCGGATGTGCTGCCCGCGCCAGTGGGACACATCAACAGCGAGGTCTATTATAACGCCGCCTCGCTCTTCCAACCTGATAATTTCTATCACGAGATCTACTACAAGAACATCCTGGTGCCTGTGGCTGAACGCATGCTCTGGCTGGACCAGCTTCCCTTCATGTGGAAACTGCAGTTTGGCCAGGCCAATTGGGAGTTTGGCACCGAACTCCAATATTACGAAAGCGGTGGCTTCACCTTCTCGCCATCGATCTGTTATGAACTGGCCTTCCCGGAACTGTTCCACAGGATGGCCATCCCGCGCGATCCGGATTCGGGGGAATTCCGGAAATGCGACTATTTGGTTAATATCACCAACGATGCCTGGTTCGGCACGTCCTACGGTCCCTGGCTGCATGCCTCCATGGCGCGTTTTCGCGCCGTCGAGAACCGCGTCCAGATCTACCGCAGCGCTAACACGGGCATCTCCATGATCGTCGATCCCAGGGGGAAAATATTGGAATCGACCGATCTTTTTGAGGTAAAGAACATCACAGCTCCAATCTACACCACAGCCAAGGTCCCGCTCATCCGCAAGATCCACCGCTATCCTCTTCTGCTGGTAGGGCTTGCGCTGAGCCTGACCCTGCTGTCTTGTTTTAGGAGAAACGAGAGACCACTATGA
- a CDS encoding Mu transposase C-terminal domain-containing protein, giving the protein MLVSNGFEHHGTQNSRLSVKVPPDSDPALVRFRTNVLINEDVGILPQNQALQVESSCPSYIDFAPREKLPLKHDKEAKLLGYFCNLVIKRLALCHSKVEEWKLIVEEYNNGSLAPELFKLRGERKERALRLWIDQYIKSNQDMFALLHKGKNLNHKRKVTETEANVLLSILLHPNQITIGSAINMLKAQARLGYYESPTSKPTLRRWCNEWMENHIATWEQTRKGSKYVVEHIVKTIHRDSRLLHVGQVWVADGHTLAFDILNPHTGKAQRMTMIMVFDWASRYPVGASLAFTEDSQHIQTAFRNAFLNTSHWYLQTDAEGNAVQTRPPFAFVPEAVYLDNGKAFRSKLFHESWEGHDLELELGGIFPKLGIEAHFAESYNAKAKVIERFFRTFQEQFERFISSFRGANVANKPSTLMRNEKWAKALYKREAPTIQDAMQMIGFYIRHIYGETEHGGLEGKTPWQVFSSALVPEERMLRPDKLNFMMLATERKSVRNDGIVFNKLLYWHIALMDNIGKPVIIRYDYAEARWILVYDMKDNFICQAELRRSQHPFIHIDKNNPISHQSLKKEYTQIKKLQRLTEQHARDFVLHNQEAVDNLLEPYVRESLSGPNPTFQQGGMITAPKPEAQDRIEKMEQELVKDLPELEFIAPEEQNYGATQLDSKHNEIDTSSDTSSADPEPEEQDDDDDESFYSMLKKTGII; this is encoded by the coding sequence ATGCTCGTCAGTAATGGATTTGAGCATCATGGTACTCAAAACAGCAGATTGAGTGTCAAAGTGCCCCCAGATTCCGACCCCGCTCTGGTTAGATTTAGAACGAACGTTCTGATCAATGAAGATGTTGGTATATTACCTCAAAATCAAGCACTCCAAGTTGAATCCAGTTGCCCTTCATACATCGATTTCGCGCCTCGTGAGAAACTACCGCTAAAGCATGACAAAGAGGCCAAGCTACTCGGTTACTTCTGTAATCTCGTGATCAAGAGACTGGCTTTATGCCACTCCAAGGTCGAGGAGTGGAAGCTGATAGTGGAGGAATACAATAATGGCTCTTTAGCGCCAGAGCTATTCAAGCTCAGAGGTGAACGTAAAGAACGGGCTCTGCGTCTCTGGATCGACCAGTACATCAAATCCAATCAGGACATGTTCGCTCTGCTCCATAAGGGCAAGAACCTGAACCACAAACGTAAAGTAACCGAGACCGAGGCCAATGTCCTACTCAGCATCCTGCTGCATCCCAACCAGATCACCATCGGTTCTGCGATCAACATGCTGAAAGCTCAAGCCCGCTTAGGTTACTATGAGTCACCTACCAGCAAGCCTACCTTAAGAAGATGGTGCAATGAGTGGATGGAGAACCATATTGCAACTTGGGAGCAAACCCGGAAGGGCAGCAAATACGTGGTGGAGCACATCGTCAAGACCATCCATCGGGATTCCCGACTGCTCCATGTTGGACAGGTATGGGTGGCTGATGGACATACCCTGGCCTTTGATATCCTCAATCCCCATACCGGTAAAGCCCAACGCATGACCATGATCATGGTCTTTGACTGGGCCTCCAGATATCCGGTGGGTGCCTCACTCGCCTTTACGGAAGACAGCCAGCATATCCAGACTGCCTTCCGCAATGCCTTCCTCAATACTTCACACTGGTATCTGCAGACCGATGCCGAGGGCAATGCGGTGCAAACCCGACCACCCTTCGCCTTCGTGCCCGAGGCAGTCTATCTCGATAATGGCAAAGCCTTCAGATCTAAACTATTCCACGAGTCCTGGGAAGGCCATGATCTGGAGCTTGAATTGGGTGGTATCTTCCCTAAACTTGGCATCGAAGCCCACTTCGCGGAGAGCTACAATGCCAAGGCCAAAGTGATCGAGCGGTTCTTCAGGACCTTCCAGGAGCAATTCGAACGCTTCATCAGCAGCTTCCGGGGAGCTAACGTAGCCAACAAGCCCTCGACCCTGATGCGTAATGAGAAGTGGGCAAAAGCCTTATACAAGCGTGAGGCTCCCACTATCCAGGATGCGATGCAGATGATCGGCTTCTATATCAGGCACATCTATGGCGAGACCGAGCATGGCGGACTGGAAGGCAAAACACCTTGGCAGGTATTCAGTTCCGCACTGGTGCCGGAAGAGCGGATGCTCAGGCCGGATAAGCTGAACTTCATGATGCTGGCTACCGAGCGCAAGTCAGTTAGAAACGATGGTATAGTATTCAACAAGCTGCTCTACTGGCACATCGCCTTGATGGACAATATCGGCAAGCCGGTGATCATCAGATACGACTATGCCGAAGCCAGGTGGATACTGGTCTATGATATGAAAGATAATTTCATCTGCCAGGCAGAGCTAAGACGCAGCCAGCATCCTTTCATCCACATCGATAAGAACAACCCGATCTCGCATCAGTCCCTCAAGAAGGAATACACGCAGATCAAGAAGCTGCAACGCTTAACCGAACAGCATGCCAGAGACTTCGTACTGCATAATCAAGAGGCAGTGGATAATCTCCTCGAACCTTATGTGCGGGAAAGCCTGAGCGGACCCAATCCCACCTTTCAACAAGGCGGCATGATCACCGCACCAAAACCTGAGGCTCAAGACCGCATCGAAAAGATGGAGCAGGAACTGGTTAAGGACCTGCCAGAATTGGAGTTCATAGCTCCGGAAGAACAGAACTACGGAGCCACTCAACTAGATTCAAAGCATAACGAAATAGACACTTCATCAGACACTTCATCAGCCGATCCTGAGCCAGAGGAGCAGGACGATGATGATGACGAGAGCTTCTACAGTATGCTGAAAAAAACCGGCATAATCTAA
- a CDS encoding N-formylglutamate amidohydrolase: MLHSVWSFSNETIPVLATAIHNGHQMPQVLLASCGINEADRLREEDPHTGDFAGMFPNHVVLQTSRFAVDLNRKPEQAVYLKPEDCWGLPVRSQPVPDALLSRLREDYASWYSLLKYQVERLLAIHPFLVVLDLHSYNHRRGGPEAEPDPQIQNPDIIIGRSNLKERHHPAADALQHLLDGQPLLGKALDCRLDIKFSGGHLSRWLNDNYLDRLICLAIEFKKTWMDEWSGKIDDQAFFSLKSLFLAAVRDWLADTYHIFL, from the coding sequence ATGCTGCATTCTGTGTGGAGTTTCAGCAATGAAACCATCCCGGTTCTCGCGACAGCCATCCACAACGGCCACCAGATGCCCCAGGTACTTCTCGCCAGCTGTGGCATCAACGAAGCGGACCGCCTGCGCGAAGAAGATCCCCATACTGGCGATTTCGCAGGGATGTTTCCCAATCATGTGGTTTTACAGACCTCCCGTTTTGCCGTTGACCTCAACCGCAAGCCGGAACAAGCGGTCTACCTGAAACCTGAGGACTGCTGGGGACTGCCGGTCCGCTCCCAGCCTGTCCCGGATGCCCTGTTAAGCAGACTAAGGGAAGATTACGCTTCCTGGTACTCACTGCTCAAGTATCAGGTGGAAAGGCTGCTGGCGATCCATCCCTTCCTCGTGGTCCTGGACCTGCATTCCTACAACCATCGCCGGGGCGGACCTGAAGCCGAGCCCGACCCCCAAATCCAGAATCCGGATATCATCATCGGCCGCAGCAATTTAAAGGAGAGGCACCACCCCGCGGCGGATGCTTTGCAACATCTGCTGGATGGGCAACCCTTGCTGGGCAAAGCTTTGGATTGCAGGCTGGACATCAAATTCAGCGGCGGCCACCTTTCCCGCTGGCTCAATGATAACTATCTGGACCGGCTCATCTGCCTCGCCATCGAATTCAAGAAAACCTGGATGGACGAATGGAGCGGAAAGATCGACGATCAGGCTTTCTTCAGCCTGAAATCCCTGTTCCTGGCTGCCGTTCGTGACTGGCTGGCAGACACATACCACATTTTCCTGTAA
- a CDS encoding aminotransferase class I/II-fold pyridoxal phosphate-dependent enzyme: protein MKDYFRPDLAGKQPSEINVPVRKHMLCLNESCLDPYQAIKADFLQRMESIRLNRYLSPVTEELHTRLAAYAGLDKARIVWGNGADDLLYHIFLAVRWDDNAFAVSLAPSYFDYKTFCGMVGLKIRFVDLQEDLSFDTREYLRLASDPDCRLAILCNPNNPTGNLFSPEQLSLIVETLPDKLVLIDETYHEFSGATFASELDLHPNLILIRSFSKAFSGAGLRFGYALSREENIHSLRKVLTTFHTSILNQAFALTILENSTLFQAHVRDVISMRDSMQGRLQELPGVRVFPSHTNFLTFSVGDDTAALFEHLKDHEVAVRDVRAHPLLRDCLRLTIGCEEDNRAFMSALETFLTNRQQA, encoded by the coding sequence ATGAAGGATTATTTTCGCCCGGACCTGGCCGGTAAACAGCCGTCCGAGATCAACGTGCCGGTCCGCAAACACATGCTGTGCCTGAACGAAAGCTGCCTGGACCCCTATCAGGCGATCAAGGCAGATTTTTTGCAGAGGATGGAAAGCATCCGCCTCAACCGCTATCTTTCCCCGGTGACAGAGGAGCTTCACACCCGGCTCGCCGCTTATGCCGGATTGGACAAGGCCCGTATCGTCTGGGGCAACGGCGCGGACGACTTGCTCTACCACATTTTCCTGGCCGTGCGTTGGGACGATAACGCGTTCGCGGTCAGTCTGGCGCCCTCCTATTTCGATTACAAGACCTTCTGCGGCATGGTGGGGCTGAAGATCAGGTTTGTGGACCTGCAGGAGGACCTCAGCTTCGACACCCGGGAATATCTGCGCCTGGCCTCGGATCCGGACTGCCGCCTGGCGATCCTCTGCAACCCCAACAACCCCACGGGAAACCTGTTTTCTCCGGAGCAATTGAGCCTGATTGTGGAAACCCTGCCGGACAAGTTGGTGCTGATCGACGAGACTTATCACGAGTTCTCGGGCGCCACTTTCGCTTCCGAACTGGACCTGCATCCCAACCTCATCCTCATCCGCTCTTTCTCCAAAGCTTTTTCCGGAGCGGGTTTACGCTTTGGCTATGCCCTTTCCCGGGAGGAAAACATCCACAGCCTGCGCAAGGTCCTAACCACCTTTCACACCAGCATCCTGAACCAGGCCTTCGCCCTCACCATCCTGGAAAACTCCACTTTGTTCCAAGCCCATGTGCGGGACGTGATCTCCATGCGGGATTCCATGCAAGGGAGGCTCCAGGAACTTCCCGGAGTAAGGGTTTTTCCCTCCCACACCAACTTTCTCACCTTCTCCGTGGGAGACGATACGGCCGCGCTGTTTGAGCATCTAAAGGACCATGAGGTGGCCGTCCGCGACGTGAGGGCGCATCCCCTGTTGCGTGACTGTCTGCGCTTAACCATTGGCTGCGAGGAAGATAACCGGGCATTCATGTCCGCATTGGAGACATTTTTAACCAACAGGCAGCAAGCCTGA